The genome window GTGATCGCAGTGTGGCGATGTGAAGCCTTAACATTGAAGATTTCAAACAggtctgtgaatgtgtgaatgagtgtgacAGAAACCTACTTGGGCATTTCAAGAGGGCATATCTCGGAGAGATTTATTTAGCGTAGAACTCTTCTGGGACAAATAACAAGAATTAAAACTGCCTTCTGGCAATGTGTCTCTGTCAATCAATCTCATCCACTGTGCTAATAAGTTGTGACTGCCTCCGAGGTCATGTTTCAGAATAACCAGCTCCTAATAACCAACTGATGTCTGACATAATGCATGTTATATGGCTCATCGCTTCCAACAACAGTCATACTGAAAGGATGAGTGGAGagaatatttaaatgtgaatctGAAAGAATGAGAGTTTTGGATGTTTCTCTTATTTATTGTATGCAatttcatttgtgtttccttTATCCTAGCCGGCGATGCTACAAAACTGGACAGGACCTCAAAAACTGCTCAACTTGCCAGAAGACTGCATGTATTGTCTACAGGTGAGATAatgatagagaagagagagagagagagagagagagagagagagagagagaggagagagagagagagagtagagagagagagagagagagaggagagagagagagagatagagagagatagatgatagtgatagtagaagagagagagagagaagagcgaagagagagagagagagagagagagagagagagctgagagcgCGGCTCGCTCGTAGCTAGCTCGATAGATCTCTAGCAGAGCCCGCGCAGGAGAGGGAGCgcgagagatagatatatagataggatAGCGATATAAAGCGAGATAGAGACGCCCGAAGacgcaggagagaggagagagagagagagagatagatagatagatagatagatagatagatagagagacagccgcagatagatagatagaagatagagagcgagatagatagatgatagatagatcaGCGcgcaacagacagagagagatgagagatagaagagatagagagagaagatagaagagagagagagatagatagtagatagatagatagatagatagatagatagatagatagacaaacagacagagagatagatagatagatagatagatagatagatagatagatagatagatagatagatagatagatagatagagagagagagagagagagagagagagagagagagagagagatagatagatagatagatagatagatagatagatagatagacagacagacagacagacagacagacagagagagagatagatagatagatagatagatagatagatagatagatagatagatagacagacagacagacagacagacagacagagagagagagagatagatagatagatagatagatagatagatagagagagagagagagagagagagagagagagagagagagagagagacagacagacagacagacagacagacagagagagagagagagatagtgaaaTTGCCAATTTTGCCTGCATGCGGTGTTTGACCTGTTAAGTGAAGAGAGCAGCTCTAGAAACTACATTATTGCCTAAATATAGATCTATGGTTGCAGAATATCATGAATATATAGTAtgatattgttttgtgttatttctttgttttgattataGGCTGGGACAGGAAGCTTTAATTTagataaagtaaaacatgtgggCTTAAAACATCCACTTGTGAGATATTTTCACACAGgtatgaaaaaaacattttaaatcgatattttaaaatgacactcCGTTTCATAGACTTATGATGAAAAGCCACAGGATGAGAGCTTAAATTAAACATGGATTTCAATAAAATTCTGAATTGCTTTACCGAACATTTTGATACGCACAGCAGTGAGACCATGCATCGCTTTTTCCAAGGGCAATTTCAAACTATAGAGTTTATCTACAGTTTCCTTTGTGTTTGAAACACAATTCAACAAGGTCGAGTCATTTTGAAATATCAGCTGCCAAGCAGTTCACTGCCAGCCTGCCCACTTCTCTTCACTGAAAATGAATGACTTACTGTATGGGCAGCTTACTAAATAAAAAGCGCTGTACTACTCATTTGTTACATCCCTCAGAATATATAGGGGGTTTACATTTTCCTCTGTGGGAAAATCATAAATCTTTTGAAACAACTGTCAAACTAAAGCACTGACCGTATGTGACTGAACCTATTCATAATCCAATTGTATGGAGGGATGCACTCTCTGAAGTTCAAACTAGCAAAGAGGGAAAAGTCATTCCCAAGCAGCCTGCACAAtagatttataaatatgtataatgaTCCCTGTACTGAATTCATGTAAGCATTGTTAATGTGATTAAAAGGGGATTTCATGTCGTATAGAAATGAAATATTTCAGCAGATGAGATGAGCTGTAAGAGGAGGGTGAGTTTATTTAAAGTAGCCTCACGCTAAAATTAGACATTTggcattttcttattttcacaTCCTGCAAAAATTTTAAGCAATTATAATTTAAAGGTGAAACTGTAATTTTTGTTTACTTaataaagaaagataaagagagactTGTATTACATATACCTTGCCCATTTTCTTAAAGTTGTAGTGCATGAAAACTTATCATAGAATAGTGGTTGGCCAACTTTGATCTTGGTTTGCACCCATTAGCTGAAATGTTGCATCAGTTAAAGgggatgaaaaaaataatagaaCATTGTCCCAGAAATACTGCATTTGAAAGGAGGCTACTGAAATCTAAGTCTTCTCATCAtcttttggagaaaaaaaatctcATGCTCTACAAAGCAAAACCTAAAACGGTCTTTATCTTGAAATATTCAAAACATTCCTCCTGATCTACTTATTTTCAAAGGCGCTTTTGCATGACAAAAAGATGTTACGTAAGTTGATCTGCTGACTGCTGTGTGTTGGCATCTGGTCCTTAAAGGCCAAGTGGAAGATAAGGAAATTTGAACAAGACGTGTGCACCTTCAGACAAAAAGGACACCCTGCTGAGGGATGTCTTCCTGCCAAAACCAATTGACCAATTTGAAATCTGACAAATGCAGAGCTTCCCACATGAGTGCCACAAAGTGAGCTGTAGCTACAAAAGCTTGATGCATAATAGAAAAAATAAGCTGGTAATGCAGATCTGACAAACATAGGCATCCTTTTACATTCTTCGGCAAGAGCtgaatttgaaacattttgtgttgctttcacatctgtgttttgggggattttagtcatttttgaGCTGCATGTCTGTTTTTCCAGCGTGGAGTATGACTTCAGACAGCAGGAAAGACGCTTCTTGGAAGTTCTGAATCTTTCAGCAAGAGGAAATAATACTTTCAACATGCACCTATCCCCGCCCCTGAACTTCAGCCTGCTCAGAAATGTCATCATTAAGAACTTAACAAAGTCAAAGGTGAGAAGCAAAAAGCTGTGCAAGACCCTGTTCAAATGGCTGCCCAGGAAAATCCAGCAAGTGTAGACCTCTCAACAATACCTGTGCACTGTTTAATAGCCATAAACCTGTGTTACAAGTGACCAGCAGAAGCCTTCCTACCCATAGAATGAGGTTACTCTGGATTAGGCTCTTCCTCAGTAGAGTTCCACTTTCCTCTGTCAAAGCTTATAAACTTGATTTTGTACTCAAACTTGGCCCTTATCTTCGTGACCTTCAGGTACTATCATCCATAAGGATTATTTCACTTTTGAAagttaatgttgttttgttgtcaaTGTGCCTGCTTAAAATGTATGGCCAACCACAGCcatatatttctttatctaATTTTGCATACAAGATTCTGTTATGCACCTTTATGATTAATGCACTATGAGTTCCACTTGATGTTACATTATCCCTTcaattgcccccccccccccccttacctGCTTCTCCTGAGACTAAATGTACATAAAACAAGTTTTTGAATGGAAtcattttgaaatgcaaaaataaatcagaatttTCTGACTGTTTATTTGTCTCTAAATCTGTTCATTTATCCAGAGCTTTGTTTAATTGAATGCTAAACCTCCCTTTGAACACTTTATgaattaaaacgtttttttaattGGCTAAGAGGTACAGCTTCAGTGCATCTGAACCTTTTTCCCAACTGCAAACTAACCACGAGAGGGcagaaaatagagaaacatTCATTATGTCTTTGCCAATTGTGCTGATGGTCTCCAAATCCCCAAACAATCTGAACTTCATAAAAGGTTTCTGAGTAAAACAATGACATGACGAAAGGCTGCAATGAAGCGTGagtcaaattcaaaatgtccatgtgcacatgaacacacaggcGCATGAACATAAAAAGCCAAGAAcagcaacataaaacaaaaccttGTGGACGGTTTCACTGAAGCCTTCATAAATGATCAATGCAAGGGGAACATGAGATTTAGAGAATTTTTTGTGGGGAAATGCGTTTGAGTACAAAACGTATAAACAGTTTATTTGAGCAGCAAGCAAAACATAAATTGTGATAGTATATTTTTGAGCAGGACATAGTAGTTGGaaatactttaataaaaaagaCAGGGAAGATAATACCAACTGAAAAGTACAGTCTTGCGACAATGGTACTAGAGGGAAATGTGGGTCCATAGCAGCTGTGACAGCCTTGTAGCCTCATGCAAGTTTAAAGGAGTGGGGTTTTTAAAACTAGGAATTATAGCaatgcatgcatgtatttaGAGCTGCAATTGTCAGATAACGGCCAAATACCTTTACACTTTATGTAACataaaggggaactccactgattttacacatcaaagtttGTTTACAGGTCTTGGACAGTAAGCTACTGTAACTGATTATGTGTAAACAGTTGTATATGTGAAGTCAGGAACACAGCCTGTGATTGGTTGACAAATCAGGAACACAGAATCTGATTGGTTGACAACAACATTAACTGTTTTCAACGTGTAAGAATTGATAAAATAATCACAGAGGACATTCAAGGTTGGATTTATCATTatggatttattttacaaagTCTCCAAAAAGACACTGCCGTTCAAGACTGGATTAGAAAGCTTTTGAAACGGACACAATGACACGGGAGCCTCATCGGAATAGCACAACAGCTTCTCTGCATAATGTAAGTCTCTGACAAGCAGGCAGCGTTCCAGATGTGTTAACATCATATATGACATACTTCAACCTGACACCAACAATATAATGAGCTAcacatgaatatattatatttttgtattataattattgatgcattaatgtgttcatcactttaatgttgcagttgaTTTTTTACCGCAATGTttcttgtgaatttcaccaagatatcaacacagtttatcttaacctttaataataaatgatcaattatttgttgactatttattttatttttatttatcctgATCTGattcttcaaagtaactaaatatatcaaataatgTATCAAAAAGTACATAGtttccctctgaattgtagtggagtagaagtataaaataacaaaatggaaatagttttattaagtattttaaaacattgttattgtaGTTATAGTTGTATTTAAgcattgtaaatgtaattggtCTATTTGTGCGGAAgaggtgcagcagcagtaaataaatcaatgcGCATTATAAAAAATTTAAACAATGTAAATTGGCACATCAAAAAGGTTGCAGATCCTCCTCTCCGATGTGTTTATGTTCTATACTTCTAGTAGCTTCAtcagaaaaatacattattattgtgcttgtgaaaaaaaaatgaaattacatattttaatgaCTGCGGGGTGTTGGAATGCTGGAGTTTAATGATTGTGCATCATAAGTCTAGCAAATATTTTCTGCATGAGCTGAAATGTACTTACTTTATATTCAGTAGAtccttttatataatattagaaACGTACACAATAGAGTGAACAAGCTTCGATGCTTGCGTGTGCAGAGAGCCCTAAATTCTTGACTTAAGAGCTCTGCTGAAATTCTGCAGTTCTCTGCCAACGGGCTTGCCAATTTTGAAAAGTGGTACTACTAAACAATATTGCAGCAACAGCACTGCACTGAGTCCTCGAGCCAAAGACAAATGGgtccataaaacaaaacataaacaggCCAGACAACATAGTGCACTTGCGTTCCATATGAAAGAATAGAACTGAAACTACTTATCAGCCATGTGAACATTAAAGAGTTCAATTTCAAAATGGCTAGTTCTATTCAATATCAGTTCAAACCCTCCCAATAGCTGTACAAGTATCAGTGTAATTCACATAGAGGCAGAGAAGAACAATGTACTGCTTCTCACTTTCACAGAAACAATAATTGTATTGCTTCTTTTGAAGAGAAATATCCTAATCAATACATAACATGTCTGTTGTGCCTTAGGAGAGGATTCAGCAGCAGTCAGGCGTGAAACTGCTGTGCTATTGCACTTAAGATGTGCACAATTCTCTGAAGAACGGCACAAAGAAGCACCTTTTTAAAGTAGTATTTTCCCTCTACTGtaagtgtttgtctgtttctctttgcttACACGTTTGATCAATTTTAGCCTGCATGTATATTCTTTTACTGTCTCACAAATGCTTGCGCATCTAGGTACAGTATACTGAGTGTCACATGGCCAGTTGGACCCGTTTCTGTTTTTAGAATTGTATGTTTCCTTTTAAAGGAAAATAGACTTTGTAAGGGATCATATCTTGTCTGAGATATGTCTGCTTCTTGTCTTGCGATTTCCCTCTGGTAGTCACAAATATGTGTACTTCCAAATTCTTACCATGTGTAAAATGTAGCCTTGCAATTAGCTCTCGAATAcgttaaaataacatttaattacatttttatgtaacCAGTATGTAATACAGAGCTATATGATATTCATGTATTCCCTTTAAATGTATACAAAAGCACACAggcattttatattttattgcaGAACCATATTTTTATTTGCTGCACAGTGATGAACTAAGCTGGTTTGATGTTTGTGGCTGTTTTATGACTTAACACATAATACCTGCCAGCTAAAACACTTTAATCTCTATTAAGTATCATTCTGATATTAACTTTGAATGAAATTACTCCCTGTAAGGTGAAAGGTTTACTTGCACTACCAACACTACTGAAAAGTAACATCCCAgtctgcagctctgtgcagcCCTCAGCCACTTTCAGCTCATTATTTTGGTTCACTGGTCCATCTGGTTGAGGTCCAACAGCTCTCACCAGCCTCTGCATAAAAAGACATGGGCAGTTGCTATCTCACAAACTCAAATAACGTACAATACCTGTGCATGAAGAATGGTGGAAAGTCGAATCATTATAATCTCTATTAAAATGCtatataatgtgattataaattACTCTAAGTGGTCAGTGGGTGCTTTAAATTAGGTCATAAAATCCCTGAGGTAgaggcatatatatataatacattacaagcTGCTTTTGAGTCACTATAAGTAGTCATTGGTTGCTTTAAatgaagtgaaaaataattacattttatcaaGAATAACTGAAAAAACGTTGtaaaatgaatgtatttgtttaacGTGTCATAAAAGAAATTGAGTACTCCAGTTCCACACAACCTTTTAATGATGAATGACTTAATGATGGATATTTACATTTAACTAAGGTATGGTTTCCCCAAAAACTCATTCTAAAGACTCAATTGACTCAAAATATAGATAATACCTGAAATAATTTCTAATAGTGTATTGTGATTATAGAGTAGTGAGAGTGTTATAGAggagtgtgatgtgttataaaacagtgtgatgtgttataaaaCTGagtgatgtgttatagtgtagtgtgatgtgttatagaatagtgtgatgtgttatagagtagtgtgatgtgttatagagtagtgtgatgtgttatagagtagtgtgatgtgttgttatagagtagtgtgatgtgttatagaacagtgtgatgtgttataggctagtgtgatgtgttatagagtagtgtaatgtgttatagagtagtgtgatgtgttatagagtagtgtgatgtgttatagagtagtgtgatgtgttgttatagagtagtgtgatgtgttatagaacagtgtgatgtgttataggctagtgtgatgtgttatagagtagtgtaatgtgttatagagtagtgtaaTGTGTTATAGAgaagtgtgatgtgttatagagtagtgtaatgtgttatagagtagtgtaaTGTGTTATAGAacattgtgatgtgttatagaatagtttgatgtgttatagaacagtgtgatgtgttatagtgtgGTGTGATTTGTTATAaggtagtgtgatgtgttatagagtagtgtgatatgttatagtgtgatgtgttataaagtaatgtgatgtgttatagtgtgatgtgttatagagtagtgtgatgtgttgtagtgtgatgtgttatagagtagtgtgatgtgttatagtgtgatgtgttatagtataatgtgatatttcacagtatagtgtgatgtgttatagtataatgtgatatttcacagtatagtatgatgtGTTATataatagtgtgatgtgttatggtgtgatgtgttatagagtagtgtgatgtgttatagagtagtgtgatgtgttatagaatagtgtgatgtgttatagtgtagtgtgatgtgttatagtgtagtgtgatgtgttgtagaatagtgtgatgtgttgtagaaaagtgtgatgtgttatagaatataGTGTGgtgtgttatagagtagtgtgatgtgttgtagtgtgatgtgttgtagattagtgtgatgtgttatagaatagtgtgatgtgttatagagtagtgtgatgtgttgtagtgtgatgtgttgtagattagtgtgatgtgttatagaatagtgtgatgtgttataagatagtgtgatgtgttatagaatagtgtgatgtgttataagatagtgtgatgtgttatagagtagtgtgatgtgttatagagtagtgtgatgtgttatagaatagtgtgatgtgttatagaatagtttggtgtgttatagtgtagtgtgatgtgttatagtgtagtgtgatgtgttgtagaatagtgtgatgtgttatagaatagtgtggtgtgttatagagtagtgtgatgtgttgtagtgtgatgtgttgtagattagtgtgatgtgttatagaatagtgtgatgtgttatagagtagtgtgatgtgttgtagtgtgatgtgttgtagattagtgtgatgtgttatagaatagtgtgatgtgttatagaatagtgtgatgtgttatagagtagtgtgatgtgttatagaatagtgtgatgtgttataagatagtgtgatgtgttatagagtagtgtgatgtgttgtagtgtgatgtgttgtagattagtgtgatgtgttatagaatagtgtgatgtgttataagaTAGTGtaatgtgttatagagtagtgtgatgtgttataagatagtgtgatgtgttatagagtagtgtgatgtgttatagaatagtgtgatgtgttataagatagtgtgatgtgttatagagtagtgtgatgtgttataagatagtgtgatgtgttatagagtagtgtgatgtgttatagagtagtgtgatgtgttatagaatagtgtgatgtgttatagtgtagtgtgatgtgctatagagtagtgtgatgtgttatagaatagtgtgatatgttatagagtagtgtgatgtgttatagagtagtgtgatgtgttatagagtagtgtgatgtgttgtagtgtgatgtgttgtagaTTAGTGTGATGTGtatagaatagtgtgatgtgttatagtgtagtgtgatgtgttatagtgtagtgtgatgtgttgtagaatagtgtgatgtgttgtagaaaagtgtgatgtgttatagaatagtgtggtgtgttatagagtagtgtgatgtgttgtagtgtgatgtgttgtagattagtgtgatgtgttatagaatagtgtgatgtgttatagagtagtgtgatgtgttgtagtgtgatgtgttgtagattagtgtgatgtgttatagaatagtgtgatgtgttataagatagtgtgatgtgttatagaatagtgtgatgtgttataagatagtgtgatgtgttatagagtagtgtgatgtgttatagaatagtgtgatgtgttatagaatagtttggtgtgttatagtgtagtgtgatgtgttatagagtagtgtgatgtgttatagaatagtgtgatgtgttatagaacagtgtgatgtgttatagagtagtgtgatgtgttatagtgtagtgtgatgtgctatagagtagtgtgatgtgttgtagtgtgatgtgttatagattagtgtgatgtgttatagaacagtgtgatgtgttatagagtagtgtgatgtgttatagtgtagtgtgatgtgctatagagtagtgtgatgtgttatagagtagtgtgatgtgttatagagtagtgtgatgtgttatagaacattgtgatgtgttatagtgtagtgtgatgtgttatagtgtgatgtgttatagaatagtgtgatgtgttatagtgtaATGTGTTAtagtataatgtaatatttcacagtatcgtgtgatgtgttgtagattagtgtgatgtgttatagaatagtgtgatgtgttataagatagtgtgatgtgttatagaatagtgtgatgtgttataagatagtgtgatgtgttatagagtagtgtgatgtgttatagaatagtgtgatgtgttgtagtgtgatgtgttgtagattagtgtgatgtgttatagaatagtgtgatgtgttataagatagtgtgatgtgttatagaatagtgtgatgtgttataagatagtgtgatgtgttatagaatagtgtgatgtgttataagaTAGTGtaatgtgttatagagtagtgtgatgtgttatagtgtagtgtgatgtgctatagagtagtgtgatgtgttatagaatagtgtgatgtgttacagaacattgtgatgtgttatagtgtgATGTGATAtttcacagtatagtatgatgtGTTATAagatagtgtgatgtgttatagaatagtgtgatgtgttataagaTAGTGtaatgtgttatagagtagtgtgatgtgttatagaatagtgtgatatgttatagagtagtgtgatgtgttatagagtagtgtgatgtgttatagagtagtgtgatgtgttgtagtgtgatgtgttgtagattagtgtgatgtgttatagaatagtgtgatgtgttatagaacagtgtgatgtgttatagagtagtgtgatgtgttatagtgtagtgtgatgtgctatagagtagtgtgatgtgttatagagtagtgtgatgtgttatagaacattgtgatgtgttatagtgtgATGTGATAtttcacagtatagtatgatgtGTTATAaggtagtgtgatgtgttatagtgtgatgtgttatataatagtgtgatgtgttatagaacagtgtgatgtgttatagtgtgATGTGATAtttcacagtatagtatgatgtgttatagagtagtgtgaagtgttatagtgtgatgtgttatagagcactgtgatgtgttatagagaaGTGTGAAGTgttatagtgtgatgtgttatagagcactgtgatgtgttatagaatagtgtgatgtgttatagtgtggtgtgatgtgttatagtgtgatgtgttatagagtagtgtgatgtgttatagtgcagtgtgatgtgttatagtgcagtgtgatgtgttatagtgtagtgtgatgtgttgtagaatagtgtgatgtgttatagaatagtgtgatgtgttatagagtagtgtgatgtgttatagagtagtgtgatgtgttatagaatagtgtgatgtgttatagagtagtgtgatgtgttatagtgtagtgtgatgtgctatagagtagtgtgatgtgttatagagtagtgtgatgtgttatagaacattgtgatgtgttatagtgtagtgtgatgtgttatagtgtgatgtgttatagaatagtgtgatgtgttatagtgtaATGTGTTAtagtataatgtaatatttcacagtatcgtgtgatgtgttgtagattagtgtgatgtgttatagaatagtgtgatgtgttataagatagtgtgatgtgttatagaatagtgtgatgtgttataagatagtgtgatgtgttatagagtagtgtgatgtgttatagaatagtgtgatgtgttgtagtgtgatgtgtagtagattagtgtgatgtgttatagaatagtgtgatgtgttataagatagtgtgatgtgttatagaatagtgtgatgtgttataagatagtgtgatgtgttatagaatagtgtgatgtgttataagaTAGTGtaatgt of Cottoperca gobio chromosome 14, fCotGob3.1, whole genome shotgun sequence contains these proteins:
- the LOC115018998 gene encoding INSYN2B protein-like translates to MTWRCATLPPAGKRIRRCYKTGQDLKNCSTCQKTACIVYSVEYDFRQQERRFLEVLNLSARGNNTFNMHLSPPLNFSLLRNVIIKNLTKSKVRSKKLCKTLFKWLPRKIQQV